One window of Athalia rosae chromosome 4, iyAthRosa1.1, whole genome shotgun sequence genomic DNA carries:
- the LOC125500571 gene encoding uncharacterized protein LOC125500571 isoform X1, translating to MDRRRFNFQRCNEVAAVFSTTADSEIPEAFVSIRNKSTKTLQNVSSIDSNVEPWIYPLFYPYGTRGWSRDLTRVGRTGSTYHRYIELLNVCMYKRISRAVYVKYRIAIRDTEFNVFLLGRRLFQQWIVDSYVKIEKDRIDYCKNHQKELRAEFYQDLVDYLDKRAENMNGRVGKMVVLPSSFIGLPRSMMQMYQDAMAIVREYGKPDLFITMTCNPKWREINENIFEHQQATDRPDICARVFGAKKSYLIDMIVRQKFFGKVAAYVYVIEFQKRGLPHIHMLVTLAEGDKITTKEAVDK from the coding sequence ATGGATCGTCGTAGATTTAACTTTCAAAGATGCAACGAAGTTGCAGCAGTTTTCTCGACTACAGCTGATAGCGAAATTCCAGAAGCTTTTGTAAGTATTCGGAATAAAAGTACAAAAACATTACAAAATGTAAGCTCAATAGATTCTAATGTAGAACCATGGATATACCCACTATTTTATCCGTATGGTACTCGAGGTTGGAGTAGAGATTTGACGCGTGTCGGTAGAACTGGTTCAAcgtatcatagatatattgaactattgaacgtatgtatgtacaaacgTATTAGCCGTGCAGTATATGTCAAATACAGAATTGCGATCAGAGACACTgaatttaatgtttttttactCGGCAGACGATTATTTCAGCAGTGGATCGTTGATTCTTacgttaaaattgaaaaagatcgGATAGATTACTGCAAAAATCATCAGAAAGAGTTGCGTGCCGAATTTTATCAAGATTTAGTGGATTATTTGGACAAAAGAGCGGAAAACATGAATGGTCGTGTTGGTAAAATGGTAGTTTTACCTTCATCTTTCATTGGTTTGCCTCGCAGTATGATGCAAATGTACCAAGATGCGATGGCTATTGTACGTGAGTACGGAAAACCAGATTTGTTCATAACCATGACATGTAATCCCAAATGGCgtgagataaatgaaaatatttttgaacatcAGCAGGCAACAGATAGACCAGACATCTGTGCTCGCGTTTTTGGTGCTAAAAAAAGTTATTTGATAGATATGATTGTCCGCCAGAAATTCTTTGGAAAAGTAGCAGCATACGTTTATGTGATTGAATTCCAAAAACGTGGCTTGCCGCACATTCATATGCTGGTAACGTTGGCAGAAGGTGATAAGATAACAACAAAGGAGGctgtagataaataa
- the LOC125500691 gene encoding zinc finger MYM-type protein 1-like, with protein sequence MSDVERTKLSGHQYKKRRLENETQRQKQAGALKTYLQNTSSSTKTKDGSEKPTSNLVIEEKTESSKSDDDKKIDNISKSTRTGSNPLPNENTLKIGINPTPTENELQTLSTDPALWPRILGDADRSFLMRQGPPEPLYNYKFPSDDTGRKFSANYYNSLAKEGFKSWKHLVETLKDHEISKNHIQTQKSWLELSQRLKGCKTIDAAAQRIINAETNHWYEVLLRIVAITKMLGKKCLAFQGTSDKLFEHNNGNFLKIVELLSEFDPIMEEHVRRVLKKEETKAHYLGKNIQNEIIDLLHQSVKSDIINQIKKAKYYSIILDYTPDVSKVEQMTLVIRYVSINKSDSNEVEIKISESFLGFLPVERSTGKQMSEIIIRELNDLGLNLQDMRGQGYDNGANMRGGKAGVQSRIQNVNSRAFYVPCRLTLKPLSDTRWESRIEALKPLRFYMGDVYDALLSIYENQDIDNLIRDEASGLLNCIKQFKFLCSIVIWYKIINCINPISKLLQTKGFDLASALDLLQNCKKFFEDLRSDKSFNETIVDARELADEINVEANFESTVPRHRVRRKKTNFSYEARDETIKDPKEQYKTEFFYFTIDRALNALDARFEQLSHHSNYLQFLYDIYDSKTMSKETLLTHCKDLESILTDGDSVDINGVELTEEISAVSALLGKKESPNDVLKLLTTLNFAPNLNVALRILLTLPITVASGERSFSKLKLIKNFLRSTTTQNRLNSLAILAIEHEIADQINLREIIKKFAELKSTDPNPTEGSAPKKKDHNKIGGSVGIDWRSKDW encoded by the exons atgTCTGACGTGGAACGAACAAAACTGTCCGGTCACCAGTATAAAAAACGACGGCTGGAAAATGAAACCCAAAGACAAAAACAAGCTGGCGCTTTAAAGACTTATTTACAGAATACGTCGAGTAGTACCAAAACAAAAGACGGCTCAGAGAAACCAACATCAAATCTGGTTATAGAAGAAAAGACGGAATCGTCAAAGagtgatgatgataaaaaaattgacaatattTCTAAATCGACCAGAACTGGATCAAATCCACTGCCAAATGAAAACACTTTAAAAATTGGCATCAACCCCACTCCTACGGAAAACGAACTACAAACTCTCAGCACAGATCCAGCATTGTGGCCAAGAATTTTGGGAGATGCCGATAGGAGTTTTCTCATGAGGCAAGGTCCACCTGAGCCATTGTATAATTACAAATTTCCGTCCGATGACACTGGTCGAAAATTTAGCGCCAATTATTATAA TTCCCTTGCCAAAGAGGGTTTTAAAAGCTGGAAACACCTCGTTGAAACCTTAAAAGAccatgaaatttccaaaaatcatATTCAGACCCAGAAATCATGGCTGGAACTGAGTCAAAGGTTAAAGGGTTGTAAAACTATAGATGCGGCTGCTCAAAGAATTATCAATGCTGAAACAAACCATTGGTACGAGGTGCTTCTAAGAATCGTAGCAATCACTAAAATGCTCGGTAAAAAGTGTCTGGCTTTTCAAGGTACAAGCGACAAGTTGTTTGAGCATAATAACGgtaactttttgaaaatagttGAGCTACTATCTGAATTTGATCCGATTATGGAAGAACACGTGCGTAGAGTGCTCAAAAAAGAGGAGACTAAAGCTCACTATCtcggaaaaaatatacaaaacgAGATAATAGACCTGCTGCATCAGAGTGTCAAATCTGATATtattaatcaaataaaaaaagccaAATACTATTCCATAATTTTAGATTACACTCCTGACGTTAGTAAAGTGGAGCAAATGACTCTTGTAATCAGATATGTTTCAATCAATAAATCTGATTCGAATgaggttgaaataaaaattagtgaaagcTTTTTGGGTTTCCTTCCAGTTGAAAGGTCCACTGGAAAACAAATGtctgaaattataattagaGAACTAAATGATTTGGGTTTGAATTTGCAGGATATGAGAGGGCAGGGATATGACAACGGGGCCAATATGAGGGGCGGTAAAGCAGGAGTGCAATCTAGAATACAAAATGTGAATTCGAGAGCATTCTACGTTCCGTGTA GATTAACTTTGAAACCATTGAGTGACACTAGATGGGAGAGTAGGATAGAGGCCTTAAAGCCTTTAAGATTTTATATGGGGGATGTTTACGACGCATTGCTAAGTATTTATGAAAACCAAGATATTGATAATTTAATAAGAGACGAAGCCTCGGGTTTATTAAATTGTATTAAACAGTTCAAGTTTTTGTGTTCAATCGTTAtttggtataaaataataaactgTATTAATCCAATAAGCAAGCTGTTGCAAACAAAAGGTTTCGATTTAGCATCTGCACTTGATCTTCTACAAAACtgcaaaaaattctttgaggATCTTCGATCGGATAAGTCCTTCAATGAAACTATTGTTGATGCAAGAGAATTGGCTGACGAAATTAATGTTGAGGCTAATTTTGAATCAACAGTACCACGACACCGcgtaagaagaaagaaaacgaacttCTCATATGAAGCACGAGATGAAACGATCAAAGATCCCAAAGAACAATATAagacagaatttttttattttacaatcgaTCGAGCACTAAATGCATTAGATGCTAGATTTGAACAACTCAGTCATCATAGTAACTATTTACAATTCTTATATGATATATACGATTCAAAAACCATGTCTAAAGAAACGCTATTAACACACTGCAAGGATTTGGAAAGTATTTTAACTGATGGCGATTCTGTTGACATAAATGGGGTAGAACTAACAGAGGAAATTTCTGCGGTTTCTGCACTTTTAGGCAAAAAAGAAAGCCCAAACGATGTACTCAAATTATTAACAACGTTAAATTTTGCCCCAAACCTAAATGTTGCCTTGAGAATATTGCTGACTTTACCAATAACTGTAGCAAGTGGGGAAAGAAGTTTTTctaaattaaaattgatcaaaaactTCTTACGCTCCACTACCACACAAAATCGTCTCAATAGTTTGGCTATTTTAGCGATTGAGCATGAAATCGCAGATCAAATAAACttaagagaaataataaaaaagttcGCAGAATTAAAA TCAACGGATCCCAACCCAACGGAAGGTAGTGCTcccaaaaaaaaggatcacaaCAAAATTGGTGGCAGCGTCGGGATAGACTGGAGATCGAAAGACTGGTGA
- the LOC125500692 gene encoding uncharacterized protein LOC125500692 translates to MNQKPQTNVENPENENDNSNNPRANQTNIEMIQVNSQNNQTFKSKTSPQNKNSYSQDHTFSPITVKKSIKEIQRVRVWNSFKAVVSGFLGNNKAENYEKLVEDTLTNFKAMGCRMSLKVHMLHAHLDKFKNNMGAYSEEQGERFHQDIMNFEQRYQGQYNENMMGDYIWGLLRESSYEHKRKSKSVHF, encoded by the exons ATGAATCAAAAGCCTCAAACTAATGTAGAAAACccagaaaacgaaaacgacaaTTCCAACAACCCTCGGGCAAATCaaacaaatattgaaatgatTCAAGTCAACTCGCAGAATAACCA AACTTTCAAGAGTAAAACATCTCCCCAGAATAAAAACAGTTATTCTCAGGATCATACATTCAGTCCAATAACCGTTAAGAAATCaatcaaagaaattcaaagagtGCGAGT TTGGAACAGTTTTAAAGCAGTAGTTTCTGGATTTTTAGGAAATAATAAAGCTGAAAACTACGAAAAGTTGGTTGAGGATACGCTTACAAATTTTAAGGCCATGGGCTGCAGGATGTCATTAAAAGTACATATGCTGCATGCTCATTTggataaatttaaaaacaatATGGGAGCCTATTCCGAAGAGCAAGGAGAACGTTTCCATCAGGACATCATGAATTTTGAACAACGCTATCAAGGCCAATACAATGAAAACATGATGGGCGACTATATTTGGGGTTTATTGAGAGAAAGTAGCTATgaacataaaagaaaaagtaaaagtgtGCACTTTTAA